Proteins encoded within one genomic window of Rhinolophus sinicus isolate RSC01 linkage group LG05, ASM3656204v1, whole genome shotgun sequence:
- the CCT4 gene encoding T-complex protein 1 subunit delta, with protein MPENVAPRGGAPTGAAGGRSRSAYQDRDKPAQIRFSNISAAKAVADAIRTSLGPKGMDKMIQDGKGDVTITNDGATILKQMQVLHPAARMLVELSKAQDIEAGDGTTSVVIIAGSLLDSCTKLLQKGIHPTIISESFQKALEKGIEILTDMSRPVELSDRETLLNSATTSLNSKVVSQYSSLLSPMSVNAVMRVIDPATATSVDLRDIKIVKKLGGTIDDCEMVEGLVLTQKVANSGITRVEKAKIGLIQFCLSAPKTDMDNQIVVSDYVQMDRVLREERAYILNLVKQIKKTGCNVLLIQKSILRDALSDLALHFLNKMKIMVVKDVEREDIEFICKTIGTKPVAHIDQFTADMLGSAELAEEVNLSGSGKLLKITGCASPGKTVTIVVRGSNKLVIEEAERSIHDALCVIRCLVKKRALIAGGGAPEIELALRLTEYSRTLSGMESYCVRAFADAMEVIPSTLAENAGLNPISTVTELRNRHAQGEKTTGINVRKGGISNILEELVVQPLLVSVSALTLATETVRSILKIDDVVNTR; from the exons ATGCCCGAGAACGTGGCACCTCGCGGCGGGGCGCCCACCGGGGCTGCTGGCGGCCGCAGCAGAAGCGCCTATCAGGACCGCGACAAGCCGGCCCAGATCCGCTTCAGCAACATCTCTGCCGCCAAAG ctGTTGCTGATGCTATTAGAACAAGCCTTGGACCAAAAGGAATGGATAAAATG aTTCAAGATGGAAAAGGCGATGTGACCATTACAAATGATGGTGCCACCATTCTGAAACAAATGCAAGTGTTACATCCAGCAGCAAGAATG CTGGTGGAGCTGTCTAAGGCACAAGATATAGAAGCAGGAGATGGCACCACATCAGTGGTCATCATTGCTGGCTCTCTCTTAGATTCCTGTACCAAGCTTCTTCAGAAAG GGATTCATCCAACCATCATTTCCGAGTCATTCCAGAAGGCTTTGGAAAAGGGTATTGAAATCTTAACTGACATGTCTCGACCTGTGGAACTGAGTGACAGAGAAACTTTGTTAAATAGTGCAACCACTTCATTGAACTCAAAG gttGTCTCTCAATATTCAAGTCTGCTTTCTCCAATGAGTGTAAATGCAGTGATGAGAGTGATTGACCCCGCCACAGCTACCAGCGTAGATCTTAGAGAtattaaaatagttaagaaacTTGG tgggACAATTGATGACTGTGAAATGGTGGAAGGGCTGGTTCTCACTCAAAAGGTGGCAAATTCTGGCATAACCAGAGTTGAAAAGGCTAAGATTGGGCTTATTCAATTTTGCTTATCTGCTCCCAAAACAGAT atggaTAATCAAATAGTAGTTTCTGACTATGTCCAGATGGACCGAGTGCTGCGAGAGGAGAGAGCCTATATTCTAAATTTGGTGAAGCAAATTAAGAAAACCGGATGTAATGTTCTTCTCATACAGAAGTCTATTCTAAG AGATGCTCTTAGTGATCTTGCATTACATTTCCTGAACAAAATGAAGATTATGGTGGTTAAGGATGTTGAAAGAGAAGACATTGAATTCATTTGTAAG ACAATTGGAACCAAACCAGTTGCTCATATTGACCAATTCACTGCTGACATGCTGGGATCAGCTGAGTTAGCTGAGGAGGTTAATTTAAGTGGTTCTGGGAAACTGCTCAAG ATTACAGGCTGTGCaagtcctggaaaaacagttacaatTGTCGTTCGTGGGTCTAACAAACTGGTGATTGAAGAAGCTGAGCGCTCCATTCATGATGCCCTATGTGTCATTCGCTGTTTAGTGAAGAAGAG AGCTCTTATTGCAGGAGGTGGTGCTCCAGAAATAGAGTTGGCCCTACGGTTAACTGAATATTCACGAACATTGAGTGGTATGGAATCCTACTGTGTTCGTGCTTTTGCAGATGCTATGGAAGTCATTCCATCTACACTAGCTGAAAATGCTGGCCTGAATCCCATTTCTACAGTAACAGAACTAAGAAACCGACATGCCCAAGGAGAAAAAACTACAGGCATTAATGTCCGAAAG GGTGGTATTTCCAACATTTTGGAGGAATTGGTTGTCCAGCCTCTGTTGGTTTCAGTTAGTGCACTGACCCTAGCAACTGAAACTGTCCGGAGTATTCTGAAAATTGATGATGTG GTAAACACTCGGTAA